One window from the genome of Myxococcales bacterium encodes:
- a CDS encoding DUF692 domain-containing protein: MKFGIGLRRRHHDQLDAIAAAVDFVELLAENFMHFGGHAAHIAREIAARRPVVIHGTALSIGGPDPLSAAYLDDLAAMADATEARWCSDHLCYSSAFGVRYHDLLPLPFTEAALAHVVARVRQVQDRLRRPFALENPSYYVAMPDAEMTEAEFVREVAARADCGLLLDVNNVYVNATNHGYDARAYIDAMPAGRVVQYHLAGHDDSGPFIVDTHGGPQPRAVDDLFLHAVRAIGPAWALFEWDNNVPPLATLLDEVGRLRALVSNAGAPP, encoded by the coding sequence ATGAAATTCGGCATCGGGCTTCGCCGACGACACCACGACCAGCTCGACGCCATCGCGGCGGCGGTCGACTTTGTCGAATTGCTCGCGGAGAATTTCATGCACTTTGGCGGTCACGCGGCGCACATCGCGCGCGAGATTGCGGCAAGGCGACCCGTCGTGATTCACGGTACCGCGCTTTCGATTGGCGGGCCCGATCCGCTGTCGGCCGCCTATCTCGACGACCTGGCGGCGATGGCCGACGCCACGGAGGCGCGGTGGTGCTCGGATCACCTCTGTTATTCGTCGGCGTTTGGCGTGCGGTATCACGATCTGCTGCCCCTGCCCTTCACCGAGGCCGCGCTGGCGCATGTCGTGGCGCGGGTGCGCCAAGTGCAAGATCGCCTGCGGCGACCGTTTGCCCTCGAAAACCCGTCGTACTACGTGGCCATGCCCGACGCCGAAATGACCGAAGCGGAATTTGTCCGCGAGGTGGCGGCGCGCGCCGATTGCGGCCTCTTGCTCGACGTCAACAACGTCTATGTCAATGCGACCAACCACGGCTACGACGCGCGCGCGTATATCGATGCGATGCCCGCCGGGCGCGTGGTGCAATATCACCTCGCCGGCCACGATGATTCGGGGCCTTTTATTGTCGACACGCATGGCGGGCCGCAACCACGCGCGGTCGACGACCTGTTCTTGCATGCGGTGCGCGCGATCGGCCCGGCGTGGGCGCTATTTGAATGGGACAACAACGTGCCACCGTTGGCGACGTTGCTTGACGAGGTGGGCCGCCTGCGCGCGCTGGTTTCTAACGCGGGGGCACCCCCATGA
- a CDS encoding DUF4388 domain-containing protein: MDRPRFALRFISGKYQGGEFPLRPNREIVIGRSSDLDMVLVEDMVSRRHSRVITTADQIFIEDAGSTNGTFVNGEKIPGRVQLHEGDRVLVGTSIIKVIALDANSPGNDAPAPQKIEPAVSRPTHVAGAGRPMSGVIEEIPLPDLIQLLSTSRKSGALTVASPSAVGRLYFRKGLIYFATIDDDMSVAPQKAVYRMLSWTEGTFELEPNAEIQAPEEMQDSVEGLLMEGMRQMDEIRNMENFLPPPGSPLAVPTPLAGRLRELSPEELDVFQLVLDHGSLQKVLDHYPGSDVDCATRLVALMKREFVVVP; the protein is encoded by the coding sequence TTGGATCGCCCGCGCTTTGCATTACGGTTCATTTCGGGGAAGTACCAAGGCGGGGAATTTCCGCTTAGGCCTAACCGCGAGATCGTGATAGGTCGTTCCAGCGACCTCGACATGGTCCTGGTCGAAGACATGGTGTCGCGCCGCCATTCGCGCGTGATTACGACCGCCGATCAAATTTTCATCGAAGACGCCGGTTCGACCAATGGCACCTTCGTCAATGGCGAAAAAATACCGGGCCGCGTGCAATTGCATGAAGGCGACCGCGTGCTCGTGGGGACGTCGATTATCAAGGTCATCGCGCTCGACGCGAACTCGCCGGGCAACGACGCGCCGGCGCCGCAAAAAATTGAACCTGCTGTTAGCCGTCCAACGCATGTCGCAGGTGCGGGCCGCCCCATGTCGGGCGTGATCGAAGAGATTCCGCTACCCGACCTCATTCAATTGTTGTCGACCAGTCGCAAGTCGGGAGCCCTCACGGTAGCCAGCCCAAGCGCGGTTGGCCGTTTGTACTTTCGCAAGGGCCTAATTTATTTTGCGACCATCGACGACGATATGTCGGTGGCGCCGCAAAAAGCCGTGTATCGCATGTTGTCGTGGACCGAGGGCACGTTTGAGCTCGAGCCCAACGCCGAGATCCAAGCACCGGAAGAAATGCAAGATTCTGTCGAAGGCCTGCTCATGGAGGGCATGCGACAGATGGACGAAATCCGCAACATGGAAAACTTCCTGCCGCCGCCGGGTTCACCGCTGGCGGTGCCGACGCCGCTCGCGGGGCGGTTGCGCGAGCTTTCACCCGAAGAGCTCGATGTCTTTCAGCTGGTGCTCGATCACGGCAGCTTGCAAAAAGTACTCGATCATTACCCTGGCTCAGATGTCGACTGCGCGACTCGCCTGGTGGCGCTAATGAAGCGCGAATTTGTTGTCGTGCCGTAA
- a CDS encoding DUF350 domain-containing protein, with protein MFWDQIWHAVVRTAIFSSLGIIMFGISFALLAKVLPFSLHKELEEDQNTAMGIVVGAMILGIALIIGFCITGD; from the coding sequence ATGTTCTGGGATCAAATTTGGCACGCCGTCGTTCGCACCGCGATCTTTTCGTCGCTTGGCATCATTATGTTTGGCATCTCTTTTGCGCTGCTGGCCAAGGTGCTGCCGTTTTCGTTACACAAAGAACTCGAGGAAGATCAAAACACCGCGATGGGTATCGTCGTCGGCGCGATGATCTTGGGGATAGCGCTCATTATTGGCTTTTGCATCACCGGCGACTAA
- a CDS encoding TolC family protein, producing the protein MLISGVAAADGVVPTIDRPASATSAPSDPSAAPLSLADALKAAIPASELMEVAEAGVEESKASLTSARSGWLPQVSATAGYSRDLKSIFGIAGRDGQPPNSWSVSLGLDQTIFDGGRLAAGIAASKAGVRRAEMGVKSQRALTVLEAAQAYYDAALAERRVEIAEASLSQSEQTLKSAKLGFEQGATPEFDMLRAEVARDNQAATLIQFKATRDVAMVTLKRRVGLPLGQPVVLVSKLDVDDAAGQVATAREVAQIGPSDGEGLEERSAAEALKISQTQVDSAEAAWLPQVSASSGYSKSNSPSNFLPDGFWSTGFSVSVGASFTLFDGFRRKATIHAAKAAASSARARYEETKRSGELRRVRAASAVETATATSKQSTRTVAQAKRAYEIAELRYKQGSSTHLELVDARLQLEQALLNQAQSSRDLRVALLRQAMIVELPFGAGF; encoded by the coding sequence TTGCTGATTTCGGGTGTTGCCGCCGCCGATGGCGTGGTGCCGACGATTGATCGGCCAGCTAGCGCAACCTCCGCGCCAAGTGATCCCTCGGCGGCGCCGTTGTCACTCGCCGACGCGCTCAAGGCGGCAATCCCGGCATCGGAGTTAATGGAGGTCGCCGAGGCGGGCGTTGAAGAGAGCAAGGCCTCGCTCACTAGCGCGCGATCGGGGTGGTTGCCTCAGGTGAGCGCAACCGCAGGTTACAGCCGTGACCTAAAAAGTATTTTCGGCATCGCCGGCCGCGATGGCCAGCCACCCAACAGCTGGTCCGTCTCGCTAGGGCTCGATCAAACTATTTTCGATGGGGGGCGCCTCGCTGCGGGTATTGCGGCGTCGAAGGCCGGCGTGCGTCGCGCCGAGATGGGCGTAAAATCGCAACGAGCCCTGACCGTGCTCGAGGCGGCGCAGGCCTACTACGATGCGGCCCTCGCCGAGCGTCGGGTTGAAATCGCCGAAGCCTCGCTGTCGCAATCCGAGCAAACCTTGAAAAGCGCCAAGCTCGGCTTTGAGCAGGGCGCGACGCCAGAATTTGACATGCTGCGCGCCGAGGTCGCGCGCGACAACCAGGCCGCGACGCTCATCCAGTTCAAGGCCACCCGCGACGTTGCCATGGTGACGCTCAAGCGCCGCGTGGGGCTGCCGCTGGGCCAGCCGGTGGTGCTTGTGAGCAAGCTCGACGTCGATGACGCGGCGGGGCAGGTCGCCACCGCACGCGAAGTAGCGCAGATTGGCCCTAGCGACGGCGAAGGCCTCGAAGAGCGATCGGCGGCGGAGGCGTTGAAGATTAGCCAAACCCAGGTCGACAGTGCGGAGGCGGCGTGGTTGCCACAGGTATCCGCAAGCAGTGGCTATTCAAAATCGAATTCGCCCTCAAACTTCCTGCCGGATGGGTTTTGGAGCACTGGGTTTAGCGTGTCCGTAGGCGCCTCGTTTACGCTATTTGACGGCTTTCGCCGCAAGGCCACCATCCACGCCGCCAAGGCCGCCGCCTCGTCGGCGCGCGCGCGCTACGAAGAGACCAAGCGTTCAGGTGAGCTCCGCCGCGTCCGGGCCGCCTCGGCGGTGGAAACCGCGACCGCGACCTCCAAGCAGAGCACGCGCACGGTGGCCCAGGCCAAGCGCGCCTATGAGATCGCGGAGCTGCGCTATAAGCAAGGTTCATCGACTCACCTTGAGCTCGTCGATGCGCGCTTGCAGCTCGAGCAGGCCCTGCTAAACCAGGCGCAATCGTCGCGCGACCTGCGCGTCGCGCTGCTGCGCCAGGCGATGATCGTCGAACTGCCGTTTGGCGCCGGATTCTAG
- a CDS encoding efflux RND transporter periplasmic adaptor subunit — MSNRRSKYTIGLVVASSLWAACGKGGKGGEATQAKAAAEPLLQIAAEDVVTVTQGEIQTGPRISGTLEASQRAVIRAESNGAVVRVGPELGQVVKRGEMLARIESKALGDGVQSAQAAVQSAQAMAAMAQREVERTKAMVEGGALAQRDLERAESAAKSASAGLGQARAMLAASRSQFGDATVLSPMAGVVSQRPVNQGDVVSMGALLYEIIEPSSMRLLAQVSSDGIASLGIGKVVTFEVRGYEGQKFEGTILRIAPAADPNTRQLPIIIEIPNTSGKLVAGLFAEGRVSSEVRKALVVPGSAIDTSGDQPTVLRVNQGVAERVVVATGLRDARNEVVEITSGVAAGDVLITARAGQKIKAGTKVTLPGAAAATTTPPSSQIPTPAASAAAAPSTTGGN, encoded by the coding sequence ATGTCAAACCGAAGATCGAAATACACCATTGGCTTGGTCGTCGCGTCGTCGCTGTGGGCTGCCTGTGGCAAAGGTGGCAAGGGCGGCGAGGCGACGCAGGCCAAGGCCGCGGCCGAGCCGCTGCTGCAAATCGCCGCCGAAGATGTTGTGACGGTAACGCAAGGCGAAATCCAAACGGGCCCTCGCATCTCGGGCACGCTTGAGGCCAGCCAACGCGCCGTCATCCGCGCCGAGAGCAATGGGGCAGTGGTGCGAGTTGGTCCAGAGCTCGGACAAGTGGTTAAGCGCGGCGAAATGCTGGCGCGCATCGAATCCAAGGCGCTTGGCGACGGCGTGCAGTCGGCGCAAGCCGCGGTGCAGTCAGCGCAGGCCATGGCGGCCATGGCTCAGCGCGAAGTCGAACGCACCAAGGCTATGGTCGAGGGCGGGGCGCTCGCCCAAAGAGATCTCGAACGCGCCGAGAGCGCGGCCAAGTCGGCGAGCGCCGGCCTGGGCCAAGCGCGCGCCATGCTCGCCGCCTCGCGCTCGCAGTTTGGCGATGCCACCGTGCTCTCGCCGATGGCCGGCGTGGTGTCGCAACGGCCGGTCAATCAGGGCGACGTGGTCAGCATGGGCGCGCTGCTCTACGAAATCATTGAGCCGTCGTCGATGCGGCTGTTGGCACAAGTCTCATCGGACGGTATCGCCTCGCTTGGTATTGGCAAAGTCGTAACCTTCGAAGTGCGCGGCTACGAAGGGCAAAAGTTCGAAGGTACCATCCTACGCATCGCGCCGGCGGCCGATCCAAACACGCGTCAATTGCCGATTATTATCGAAATCCCCAACACCAGCGGCAAGCTGGTCGCCGGCCTCTTTGCCGAGGGCCGCGTCTCGAGCGAAGTCCGCAAGGCGTTGGTGGTGCCCGGCAGCGCGATTGACACCAGCGGCGACCAGCCCACGGTGCTGCGCGTAAACCAGGGCGTCGCCGAGCGCGTCGTCGTTGCTACCGGCCTGCGCGATGCCCGCAACGAGGTGGTCGAAATCACCAGCGGCGTCGCGGCAGGTGACGTGCTCATCACGGCGCGTGCCGGGCAAAAAATCAAGGCCGGCACCAAGGTGACGTTGCCGGGTGCCGCCGCCGCCACCACCAC
- a CDS encoding alpha/beta fold hydrolase, which yields MAAPRKPQPGCSWVESLPERVRGVGKELTQDIVGGADTLAYLVNLARGNRIRRRAAVADTSEKRPLLIIHGFMGTRGSMYLLERRLAADGFVVFSFNIGAINTRDIRRSAFIIHRKIERILAQSAVKEVDILGHSMGGLIGLYYIKKLGGAARVRRLVMIGTPLHGTWIALGGVATLGLFSTSSWQLLPGSRFLAELHEGPIPPGVEVYSVGALRDWVVPFSSTKGQGVKSVAVPLGHSSLVISESVYERLRDLLTAPNEIVIEDHPLGDAT from the coding sequence ATGGCCGCACCTCGAAAGCCACAACCTGGGTGTTCCTGGGTGGAAAGTCTACCGGAACGGGTGCGGGGTGTAGGCAAAGAGCTGACGCAGGACATCGTCGGCGGCGCAGATACCTTGGCCTATTTAGTCAATCTCGCGCGCGGCAACCGCATCCGTCGCCGAGCCGCGGTGGCCGACACCAGCGAGAAGCGCCCGCTCCTCATCATCCATGGCTTCATGGGCACGCGCGGCTCGATGTATCTGCTCGAACGGCGCCTCGCGGCCGATGGATTTGTCGTCTTCTCGTTCAACATCGGCGCGATCAACACGCGCGACATTCGCCGTTCGGCCTTTATCATTCACCGCAAGATAGAGCGTATTTTGGCGCAATCTGCGGTCAAGGAGGTCGACATCCTCGGCCACTCGATGGGGGGCCTGATCGGCCTCTATTACATCAAAAAGCTAGGTGGCGCGGCGCGCGTGCGGCGTTTGGTCATGATAGGCACGCCGCTCCACGGCACCTGGATCGCGCTTGGCGGCGTCGCGACCTTGGGCCTGTTCTCCACCTCGTCTTGGCAGCTCTTGCCCGGCAGTCGGTTTCTTGCCGAACTACATGAAGGCCCCATCCCACCAGGTGTGGAAGTGTATTCGGTCGGCGCGTTGCGCGATTGGGTGGTGCCATTTAGCAGCACCAAGGGGCAGGGCGTCAAAAGCGTCGCCGTGCCACTAGGTCACTCAAGCCTGGTCATCTCAGAGTCGGTGTATGAGCGCTTGCGCGACTTGCTCACCGCGCCCAATGAGATAGTTATAGAAGACCACCCGCTCGGCGACGCGACATAG
- a CDS encoding putative DNA-binding domain-containing protein: MSDDSRLRDLQAQMHAVLRGQQPPAALATTWQVPPERVAIYAQFVAAHVRTVLDKDFSCLAAVLGASWEDVASAYVRDVPATHYELNEAGRAFPAFLRAHAERLGLHGGHLELAELEWLDWEVYASQAPDLRSQELSPAQARDATLAANPTLAVVEIRHGAHLALAQRAAGHAPTIAGEPGAPVTVAVYRHPQSRGSAVRPLDDADLFVLALAARRLTLAQAAAETGLANEPLLEIVTAAVARGIVSLVAPA; the protein is encoded by the coding sequence ATGAGCGACGACTCGCGGTTGCGCGACTTGCAAGCGCAAATGCACGCGGTGCTGCGCGGTCAGCAACCGCCTGCCGCGCTCGCGACGACGTGGCAGGTGCCACCCGAGCGCGTCGCCATCTACGCGCAATTTGTCGCCGCCCACGTGCGCACGGTACTCGATAAGGATTTCTCGTGCCTGGCGGCGGTGCTCGGCGCGAGCTGGGAAGACGTCGCGTCAGCTTATGTGCGCGACGTGCCGGCAACCCACTACGAACTCAATGAGGCCGGCCGCGCGTTTCCCGCGTTCTTGCGCGCGCACGCTGAGCGCCTCGGGTTGCATGGAGGGCACCTCGAGCTAGCCGAGCTTGAATGGCTCGACTGGGAGGTCTACGCCAGCCAGGCGCCCGATCTGAGGTCGCAAGAATTGTCGCCAGCGCAGGCGCGCGATGCCACGCTTGCGGCAAACCCCACCTTGGCTGTTGTCGAAATCCGCCACGGGGCTCACCTCGCCTTGGCACAGCGCGCTGCCGGTCATGCCCCAACGATCGCCGGCGAGCCTGGTGCACCGGTGACGGTTGCGGTGTACCGCCATCCTCAATCGCGAGGCAGCGCCGTGCGCCCGCTCGACGACGCCGACCTATTTGTGCTCGCGCTCGCGGCGCGTCGTTTGACGCTGGCGCAAGCGGCTGCCGAGACTGGCCTGGCAAACGAGCCGCTACTCGAAATTGTGACCGCCGCCGTCGCCCGCGGCATTGTCTCGCTGGTTGCGCCGGCCTAA
- a CDS encoding TonB-dependent receptor translates to MWAARAGVGAIAALVVLASMGGPVQASPNDEAAPDSTIIILGDYSRVADKFGVRGEHRDRARVLAETPFLTVVHADEHVGDAVADALATVVSAQVRRLGGMGAFATLSLRGLAPGNTSVIIDHVPASRIASVTVDVAQWELGQFERIEVYRGGAPAHLGGGGGSGLGGALHLISPVGRSEDGDRVAVMTSVGAWGTRRLRAWVGDDAAWGRYRVSGGIARARGDFSYFDDRGTMLNRDDDVWRARENNGVAMGDLSLRVASRVAEPATPRATWRVGLRGATRAQGLAGNMSSPAAQTQLATSQLVFDATASKEFSPRWRGQGTAFASGEHQRYRDPAGEVGVGVQDRTYRTGASGTQVTATASGARYRVDASLALRGERFTDRDNLDQARRLDGSRLGGSATLQLAAQLTSWLIIEPSLGVERLHTSSLLDLDTREPAAARRDTFATPRLAMRALATSELQAKASVGGYARTPTLIELFGDRGLVWGNPGLSPETGQSADAGIVWAPAAPARGLDRVLVEAAAFVATAHDTIVWASTNGYVMRPINLGEARLSGLELSWHARLARRVVLAGNYTHLATRQRDTEPSYEGKPLPQRPRHQAYARVDIALHRGAHPVVAMLDVAHASGSYLDAAAAREVPARTLLGAALTARVLATPAHTLDVALHGYNLTNLRVEHLALASPPSPEFATVPRAVMDTAGFPLPGRSWMFSASWHY, encoded by the coding sequence GTGTGGGCAGCGCGTGCCGGCGTCGGCGCGATCGCGGCGCTCGTCGTGCTCGCGTCGATGGGCGGGCCAGTGCAAGCCTCGCCCAACGATGAAGCGGCGCCCGACAGCACGATCATCATTTTGGGCGATTACAGCCGCGTCGCCGATAAATTTGGCGTCCGCGGCGAGCACCGCGACCGCGCGCGCGTGCTGGCCGAGACGCCATTCTTGACGGTGGTGCATGCCGATGAGCACGTCGGCGACGCCGTCGCCGATGCGCTCGCGACGGTGGTGAGCGCGCAGGTGCGACGGCTTGGCGGCATGGGCGCGTTTGCGACGCTGTCGCTGCGCGGCCTGGCACCCGGCAATACCTCCGTCATCATCGACCATGTGCCGGCGTCGCGTATTGCGTCGGTGACGGTCGATGTCGCGCAATGGGAGCTGGGACAATTTGAGCGCATCGAGGTCTATCGCGGTGGCGCGCCGGCTCACCTCGGTGGCGGCGGCGGTAGCGGGCTCGGCGGTGCGCTGCATCTCATTTCGCCGGTGGGGCGCAGCGAAGATGGCGATCGCGTGGCGGTGATGACCAGCGTTGGCGCGTGGGGCACGCGGCGGCTGCGCGCCTGGGTCGGTGACGACGCGGCGTGGGGTCGTTATCGCGTTAGCGGTGGCATCGCACGCGCGCGCGGTGACTTCTCGTATTTCGACGATCGAGGCACCATGCTCAATCGCGACGACGACGTGTGGCGCGCGCGCGAAAACAACGGCGTCGCGATGGGCGATCTCTCGCTGCGCGTGGCCTCGCGCGTGGCCGAACCTGCCACGCCGCGCGCGACGTGGCGGGTTGGCTTGCGCGGCGCGACGCGAGCGCAAGGCCTCGCGGGCAACATGTCATCACCCGCGGCCCAGACCCAGCTTGCGACCTCACAGCTCGTCTTCGACGCCACCGCCAGCAAGGAGTTCTCGCCGCGATGGCGTGGTCAGGGCACCGCGTTTGCCAGCGGCGAGCACCAGCGCTATCGCGACCCGGCGGGCGAGGTCGGCGTTGGCGTGCAAGATCGCACCTATCGCACCGGCGCCAGCGGGACGCAGGTGACGGCAACCGCGAGTGGCGCGCGCTATCGCGTCGACGCGTCGCTCGCGCTGCGCGGCGAGCGCTTTACCGATCGCGATAACCTTGACCAGGCCCGCCGCCTCGATGGCTCGCGCCTCGGCGGCAGCGCAACCTTGCAGCTGGCGGCGCAGCTGACGAGCTGGCTCATCATCGAGCCGTCGCTCGGCGTCGAGCGACTGCACACCTCATCGTTGCTCGATCTGGATACCCGCGAGCCCGCCGCCGCCCGCCGCGATACCTTTGCCACGCCGCGCCTCGCGATGCGCGCGCTGGCCACCTCCGAGTTACAGGCCAAGGCCAGCGTGGGCGGCTACGCCCGCACGCCGACGCTGATCGAACTCTTCGGCGATCGCGGCCTGGTCTGGGGCAATCCGGGGCTGAGTCCGGAAACCGGACAAAGTGCCGACGCCGGCATCGTGTGGGCGCCGGCCGCGCCGGCGCGTGGCCTCGATCGCGTCCTCGTCGAGGCCGCCGCCTTTGTCGCCACCGCACACGACACCATCGTGTGGGCGTCGACCAACGGTTACGTCATGCGACCGATCAATCTCGGCGAGGCGCGCCTAAGCGGCCTCGAGCTGAGCTGGCACGCCCGCCTTGCGCGCCGCGTCGTGCTCGCCGGCAACTACACGCATCTCGCCACGCGGCAACGCGACACCGAGCCGAGCTACGAGGGCAAGCCGTTGCCGCAGCGCCCGCGCCATCAGGCTTATGCGCGCGTCGACATCGCCCTGCATCGCGGCGCGCATCCCGTGGTCGCGATGCTCGACGTCGCGCACGCCTCTGGCAGCTATCTCGATGCCGCCGCGGCGCGCGAGGTGCCCGCCCGCACCTTGCTCGGGGCCGCGCTCACCGCGCGCGTGCTCGCGACGCCGGCGCATACGCTCGACGTCGCGCTGCACGGCTACAATCTCACCAACCTGCGCGTCGAGCACCTCGCGCTGGCCTCGCCACCCAGCCCCGAGTTTGCGACGGTGCCGCGCGCCGTCATGGATACCGCGGGCTTTCCGCTGCCAGGTCGCAGCTGGATGTTCAGCGCAAGCTGGCATTACTGA
- a CDS encoding serine/threonine protein kinase — MSTRRLGRYQLHERLGAGPVGEVYRATIFGVAGSAVVFAVKRIHDHVAANPDLLAALARGARVYASVDHQYVARFREIGSAEGEHYVATDWIYGMDVARLIAANRAQGTTVPMPIALTIISHAARSIAGVHASGLMHLGVAPRNVILTPAGDVVTTDVGIFSALLSELSPRECTLGERAAYVAPEQWRRLSCTLATDVWALAALCIELVSGQPAAGTSPEAAEANIISGNLARAVLPAPVASVLNRATAIDPSHRFSSAILFAEALEAAMRSAGVAATPTEVGEIVRQAQVVEAGTKPDEQSGLLTLKSLAQATSSPKPTMPGHAMARTLRPGDVPPAPQAPTVQTKGVVALKPMPTLDSLASIKTAPAERRLPPPNDHTTPIDESDLLITTRAEAAEANLFDITHQGAPRTARESVPPPPPPPSSSSSSLRPVESGRSAAARSRQDLPPIPVVQRPRTETPTNYLAAGDRTDVMVTPIGLDQPVDLLNLEFGDQVSLADIPVVLSAASASPSTNYRAPSASGATIGAPLEAPFQHQAVANEISLNSPLPAPPMRQASQPSHVSAPRMLPRPSASISRPPPTSAALPPGKSPRRTLVIATVATACVALAGLGVLAWQQHLKSSESASAAAPRADAAIVDAAVVDAVGGDATVALANVDAAATAVADAALADAVLLDATPRDAAAPDAVALAVVDAAPLAVDARPVAIPDAAVAATPLPVTGGAMPAHVSASAKVDSQPASAGQFVIESVPAAVVYVDGTNKGKTPVTLPAASDTFTVSLFAEGYALYSGKLAGTSKHTIELTKAPRFGGVGGIKVRCNEKKRYYILVDGRQTGQLCPTERLGVPIGVHTVEIVDLVGEVYRTLSVDADNPDKSTRVSID; from the coding sequence ATGAGCACCCGCCGGCTCGGTCGATATCAACTGCACGAGCGCCTCGGTGCCGGCCCCGTGGGCGAGGTCTACCGCGCGACCATTTTTGGCGTCGCGGGCTCGGCGGTGGTGTTCGCGGTCAAGCGCATACATGATCATGTCGCGGCCAACCCAGATTTGCTGGCGGCGCTCGCCCGCGGCGCCCGCGTCTACGCCAGCGTCGATCATCAGTATGTCGCGCGGTTTCGCGAAATAGGCAGTGCCGAGGGCGAGCACTACGTCGCCACCGATTGGATCTACGGCATGGACGTCGCGCGGCTCATCGCGGCCAATCGCGCCCAAGGCACGACGGTGCCGATGCCCATTGCGCTCACGATCATCAGCCACGCCGCACGCAGCATCGCCGGCGTTCATGCTAGTGGCCTCATGCACCTCGGCGTCGCGCCACGCAACGTCATTCTCACGCCCGCCGGTGATGTAGTGACCACCGACGTTGGCATTTTTTCCGCGTTGCTCAGCGAGCTCTCGCCACGCGAATGTACGCTGGGTGAGCGCGCGGCCTATGTCGCGCCCGAGCAGTGGCGTCGGCTGAGCTGCACCTTGGCCACCGATGTTTGGGCGCTTGCCGCCCTGTGCATCGAATTGGTCAGCGGGCAACCCGCAGCCGGGACCTCCCCCGAGGCCGCCGAGGCCAACATCATCAGCGGGAATCTCGCGCGTGCGGTGCTACCCGCACCCGTGGCGAGCGTGCTCAACCGCGCCACCGCGATCGACCCGTCTCACCGCTTTTCGAGCGCGATCTTGTTTGCCGAGGCCCTCGAGGCCGCAATGCGCTCGGCAGGCGTGGCGGCGACGCCGACCGAGGTCGGCGAGATCGTGCGCCAAGCGCAAGTCGTCGAGGCCGGCACCAAGCCCGACGAACAATCGGGACTGCTGACGCTCAAGTCGCTGGCACAAGCCACGTCGTCGCCCAAGCCGACGATGCCTGGGCATGCCATGGCGCGCACGCTGCGCCCGGGCGATGTACCGCCGGCGCCGCAAGCGCCAACGGTACAGACCAAAGGCGTCGTGGCGCTAAAGCCAATGCCAACGCTCGATTCGCTCGCGAGCATTAAGACCGCGCCCGCGGAAAGACGCCTGCCGCCACCAAACGATCACACGACGCCGATTGACGAGAGCGACCTCCTGATCACGACGCGCGCGGAGGCAGCCGAAGCAAATTTGTTCGACATCACGCATCAGGGCGCGCCGCGCACCGCGCGCGAAAGCGTGCCACCACCGCCACCGCCGCCGTCGTCATCGTCATCGTCGTTGCGCCCCGTCGAAAGCGGCCGCAGCGCCGCGGCGCGCTCACGGCAAGACCTCCCGCCCATTCCGGTGGTGCAGCGCCCACGAACCGAGACGCCGACGAACTACCTTGCGGCCGGCGATCGAACCGATGTGATGGTGACGCCCATTGGCCTCGATCAGCCCGTGGATCTGCTGAATCTAGAATTCGGCGACCAGGTGTCATTGGCCGACATCCCCGTCGTCCTATCCGCGGCATCGGCCTCGCCGAGTACGAACTACCGGGCCCCGAGCGCATCGGGTGCGACGATTGGCGCGCCCCTAGAGGCGCCATTTCAACACCAAGCCGTTGCTAACGAGATTTCGCTTAATTCGCCACTGCCCGCGCCTCCCATGAGGCAGGCATCGCAACCGTCGCACGTGTCGGCGCCTCGCATGTTGCCGCGCCCATCGGCCTCGATCAGCCGCCCCCCACCAACGTCCGCGGCGCTTCCACCAGGCAAGTCGCCGCGGCGAACGTTGGTAATCGCCACCGTCGCCACCGCCTGCGTCGCGTTGGCGGGGCTTGGAGTTTTGGCGTGGCAACAACACCTCAAGTCGTCGGAGTCAGCAAGCGCAGCGGCACCTCGCGCCGATGCTGCAATCGTCGACGCGGCGGTGGTCGATGCGGTCGGGGGCGACGCCACGGTGGCACTTGCCAACGTCGATGCCGCAGCGACCGCGGTGGCGGACGCCGCGCTCGCAGACGCCGTGCTTCTTGACGCCACGCCGCGTGATGCCGCGGCGCCCGACGCCGTCGCGCTTGCGGTGGTTGATGCCGCACCACTCGCCGTCGATGCGCGACCTGTCGCGATCCCAGACGCCGCCGTCGCCGCGACGCCGTTGCCGGTCACGGGTGGCGCCATGCCGGCGCATGTCAGCGCCAGCGCCAAGGTCGACAGCCAGCCGGCATCGGCCGGGCAATTTGTGATCGAGAGCGTGCCCGCTGCGGTGGTCTACGTCGACGGCACGAACAAGGGCAAGACGCCCGTGACCTTGCCGGCGGCTAGCGACACATTTACGGTGTCGCTGTTTGCTGAGGGCTATGCGCTGTATTCCGGTAAGCTTGCAGGCACCAGCAAGCATACGATCGAGCTAACCAAGGCGCCGCGCTTTGGTGGCGTGGGCGGCATCAAGGTCCGCTGCAACGAAAAGAAGCGCTACTACATCCTCGTCGATGGCCGCCAGACCGGCCAGCTTTGTCCGACCGAACGACTGGGCGTGCCGATTGGCGTGCACACCGTTGAGATCGTCGATCTGGTCGGCGAGGTCTATCGCACGCTGTCGGTGGACGCCGACAATCCCGACAAGTCGACGCGCGTCAGCATCGATTGA